A genomic segment from Tessaracoccus defluvii encodes:
- a CDS encoding ABC transporter ATP-binding protein, protein MSETTTTSRLLEVNKLTRNFGGLTAVFEASLHIDEGELVGLIGPNGAGKTTLFNVLTGVYPPSAGSIDLTVDGVTTSLGGRAPYRICAAGVGRTFQNIRLFKDLTVLENVAIALQQNVRYNLFASLFHLPPYGASERRIRHESQELLDLMGLGGKSEELARNLSYGEQRHLEIARALATRPKLLLLDEPAAGMNPAETAELTGLIAQLRRDFGLTVLLIEHDMSLVMKICERIYVLDHGIVIASGTPSEIRNNPKVIEAYLGEEAPNA, encoded by the coding sequence GTGAGCGAGACCACCACCACGTCCCGGCTCCTCGAGGTCAACAAGCTGACCCGCAACTTCGGCGGACTGACTGCCGTGTTCGAGGCCAGCCTCCACATCGACGAGGGCGAACTCGTCGGCCTGATCGGCCCCAACGGGGCCGGCAAGACCACCCTGTTCAACGTCCTCACCGGCGTGTACCCTCCCTCCGCGGGATCCATCGACCTCACGGTCGACGGCGTCACGACGTCGCTCGGCGGCCGCGCTCCGTACCGCATCTGCGCCGCCGGCGTCGGCCGCACATTCCAGAACATCCGGCTGTTCAAGGACCTGACGGTGCTGGAGAACGTCGCGATCGCCCTGCAGCAGAACGTGCGCTACAACCTGTTCGCGTCGCTGTTCCACCTCCCTCCCTACGGGGCGAGCGAGCGGCGGATCCGGCACGAGAGCCAGGAACTGCTCGACCTGATGGGGCTGGGCGGCAAGTCGGAGGAACTGGCCCGCAACCTGTCCTATGGCGAGCAGCGGCACCTGGAGATCGCGCGGGCGCTCGCCACCCGGCCGAAGCTGCTTCTCCTCGACGAACCCGCGGCAGGCATGAACCCGGCGGAGACCGCTGAGCTGACGGGCCTCATCGCCCAGCTGCGCCGCGACTTCGGCCTCACCGTTCTCCTGATCGAGCACGACATGAGCCTCGTCATGAAGATCTGCGAACGCATCTACGTGCTCGACCACGGCATCGTCATCGCCTCGGGCACGCCGTCCGAGATCCGCAACAACCCCAAGGTCATCGAGGCCTACCTGGGTGAGGAGGCGCCGAATGCTTGA
- a CDS encoding CBS and ACT domain-containing protein — MFVKQRMTANPFTVTPDVSIPDALAVMEEHGVRHLPVVDAGAVVGVISRNDIAAASPSKATTLSAQEATYLISKLRVAKVMSRPAVVISPDALLEEAATVLRDGKIEMLPVVADGALVGVITESDILDAFIDILGFRDVGIRLTIEAPDEPGMLSLMTGITAAHQANIQHLAVHRGNLDTSVVVVGLNTPNTQAIEADLEAAGMRILARRDNSA; from the coding sequence ATGTTCGTCAAGCAGCGGATGACCGCCAACCCGTTCACCGTGACGCCGGACGTGTCGATCCCCGACGCGCTCGCGGTCATGGAGGAGCACGGGGTGAGGCACCTTCCCGTCGTCGACGCGGGCGCCGTCGTCGGCGTCATCTCCCGCAACGACATCGCGGCCGCTTCGCCGTCGAAGGCGACGACGCTCAGCGCGCAGGAGGCCACCTACCTGATCTCCAAGCTGCGGGTGGCGAAAGTCATGAGCCGCCCAGCCGTCGTCATCTCGCCCGACGCGCTCCTCGAGGAGGCCGCCACGGTGCTGCGCGACGGCAAGATCGAGATGTTGCCCGTCGTCGCTGACGGCGCCCTGGTCGGCGTCATCACCGAGTCGGACATCCTCGACGCATTCATCGACATCCTCGGCTTCCGCGACGTCGGCATCCGGCTCACGATCGAGGCCCCGGACGAGCCCGGCATGCTGAGCCTCATGACCGGCATCACCGCCGCGCACCAGGCCAACATCCAGCACCTCGCCGTGCACCGTGGCAACCTCGACACCAGCGTCGTCGTGGTCGGGCTGAACACCCCGAACACGCAGGCCATCGAGGCGGATCTCGAGGCCGCCGGCATGCGGATCCTGGCGCGGAGGGACAACTCCGCCTGA
- a CDS encoding ABC transporter substrate-binding protein encodes MLAPRRWMSVLLAAILTVTLAACTRPTPAPEEARDLAIGATAEPNGLDMITVPGAGTPFVLLYNVYETLVKLDGDGTVRPLLAAQWNISTDRLTYTFTLEGRAKFASGAPVDAEAVVASFERARSSAATDQIRGKWAVVDTIAAKDDLTVEVTLKNPSNQWLYDMTGPAGSVSDPTATADLNTTPAGSGPFVFDAWDQGNSIDLVANEAYWGTPARFDEVTFRYFADPNAMSAAMLSGQLDIISNLTVPQAIDQFKDTSRFTTYEGTTDGEVVLGFNHATPALADLRVRQAINHAIDRRALVDAAWGGKGTLIGSMVPPTDPWFEDLSQAYPFDPEKAKTLLAEAGFATGLTLKLRVPNLPYAPPAARFIAAQLKDVGITVEVEEIDFARWLDQVYGQHDYDMTIVAHVEPRDMGAFAAEGNYWGYSNPDFNALLLEADAASSTEQVRLLREAARMLSDDAAADWLFLLPNIIIATNDISGIQANQISLSFDLTKLAARN; translated from the coding sequence ATGCTTGCGCCACGTCGGTGGATGAGCGTCCTGCTCGCGGCCATCCTCACGGTCACCCTGGCAGCCTGTACCAGGCCGACGCCTGCCCCGGAGGAGGCCCGTGATCTGGCGATCGGGGCGACCGCCGAGCCCAACGGCCTCGACATGATCACCGTGCCCGGCGCGGGGACCCCGTTCGTGCTGCTCTACAACGTCTACGAGACCCTGGTGAAGCTCGACGGTGACGGCACCGTCCGTCCGCTGCTCGCGGCCCAGTGGAACATCTCGACGGACCGCCTGACCTACACCTTCACGCTCGAGGGCAGGGCCAAGTTCGCCTCCGGCGCCCCCGTCGACGCTGAGGCCGTCGTGGCCAGCTTCGAGCGGGCCCGCTCGAGCGCAGCGACCGACCAGATCCGCGGCAAGTGGGCCGTCGTCGACACGATCGCCGCCAAGGACGACCTCACGGTCGAGGTGACGCTCAAGAACCCGTCCAACCAGTGGCTCTACGACATGACGGGCCCCGCGGGGTCGGTCTCCGATCCGACCGCCACCGCCGACCTCAACACCACTCCTGCCGGGTCCGGCCCGTTCGTCTTCGACGCCTGGGACCAGGGCAACAGCATCGACCTGGTCGCCAACGAGGCCTACTGGGGCACCCCCGCCCGCTTCGACGAGGTCACGTTCCGCTACTTCGCCGACCCGAACGCGATGAGCGCGGCCATGCTGTCCGGCCAGCTCGACATCATCTCGAACCTGACGGTGCCGCAGGCCATCGACCAGTTCAAGGACACCAGCCGGTTCACCACCTACGAGGGGACCACCGACGGCGAGGTCGTCCTCGGCTTCAACCACGCGACGCCCGCGCTGGCGGATCTGCGCGTCCGCCAGGCCATCAACCACGCCATCGATCGCAGGGCCCTGGTCGACGCAGCCTGGGGTGGCAAGGGAACGCTGATCGGTTCGATGGTGCCGCCCACCGACCCCTGGTTCGAGGATCTCTCGCAGGCCTACCCGTTCGACCCGGAGAAGGCGAAGACGCTGCTGGCGGAGGCCGGCTTCGCCACGGGGCTCACCCTCAAGCTGCGGGTGCCGAACCTGCCGTACGCGCCCCCGGCTGCGCGCTTCATCGCCGCCCAGCTCAAGGACGTCGGCATCACCGTCGAGGTGGAGGAGATCGACTTCGCCCGCTGGCTCGACCAGGTCTACGGCCAGCACGACTACGACATGACGATCGTCGCCCACGTTGAACCGCGTGACATGGGCGCCTTCGCCGCCGAGGGCAACTACTGGGGCTACAGCAACCCGGACTTCAACGCGCTGCTGCTGGAGGCCGACGCCGCCAGCAGCACCGAGCAGGTCCGACTCCTGCGCGAGGCCGCCCGAATGCTGTCGGACGACGCAGCCGCCGACTGGCTGTTCCTGCTGCCGAACATCATCATCGCGACCAACGACATCTCCGGGATCCAGGCGAACCAGATCAGCCTCTCCTTCGATCTGACCAAGCTGGCTGCGAGGAACTGA
- a CDS encoding ABC transporter ATP-binding protein, whose translation MIGANGAGKTTTLRALSGLKKPTSGTITLEGDDITSVPARDRVRRGMSHVPEGRRIFPEMTVLENLELGAFLRRDVVAADYDEVYSRFPILSERRKQLAGTLSGGEQQMLAMGRALMAKPRVLLLDEPSMGLAPLLVQEIFDIIVSINKAGTTVLLVEQNANIALQIADRAYVLETGSVVLSGAAAELAQTEEVRRAYLGG comes from the coding sequence TTGATCGGCGCTAACGGCGCGGGCAAGACGACGACGCTGCGGGCCCTGTCCGGCCTGAAGAAGCCCACCTCGGGCACGATCACGCTCGAGGGCGACGACATCACGTCGGTGCCGGCCCGCGACCGTGTCCGTCGCGGCATGTCGCACGTTCCCGAGGGACGCCGCATCTTCCCGGAGATGACGGTGCTGGAGAACCTGGAGCTCGGCGCCTTCCTGCGCCGCGACGTCGTGGCGGCCGACTACGACGAGGTCTACTCCCGGTTCCCGATCCTGTCGGAGCGCCGCAAGCAGCTCGCGGGCACCCTCTCCGGCGGTGAGCAGCAGATGCTGGCCATGGGCCGGGCGCTGATGGCCAAGCCGCGGGTCCTGCTGCTGGACGAGCCCTCGATGGGGCTCGCCCCGCTCCTGGTGCAGGAGATCTTCGACATCATCGTCAGCATCAACAAGGCCGGCACCACCGTGCTGCTCGTGGAACAGAACGCGAACATCGCGCTCCAGATCGCCGACCGCGCCTACGTGCTGGAGACCGGAAGCGTCGTCCTGTCGGGCGCGGCGGCCGAGCTGGCACAGACGGAGGAGGTCAGGCGCGCCTACCTGGGCGGCTGA